The following proteins are encoded in a genomic region of Corticium candelabrum chromosome 19, ooCorCand1.1, whole genome shotgun sequence:
- the LOC134195157 gene encoding KAT8 regulatory NSL complex subunit 1-like, with protein MFAAATVGICLVGQWCMAASRMPPALASDSESSSNKVASPTAASSHPSASKMEEGCVPVNCTEREEEIGRHCCYSPVSPPGGNAPDRPSCSPVGATREQQTGSCHSSGESMTSGLDETALETSSPRLEKKRTTLVHGPTHHEQVHRIERSLEAVQRRQFSLKKRFVAFRRHLASKRRALVEDNVRRKVDTLIPSETCSKTSADTSPSAIPHKVSTLEPPKRQEPHAKSTERPRRDVNRRLERFLDERRPLGCENVCGEASRDDMAATLGSWSLRMRRMERDDDEEATESETSASDVDSEEETEPWSESKEKTSMRERHKEIWTEWRRDCAALSSRWHWLQQRITDLEQSIRRQTDVCETIRSTKQHFRHEDVGKHTPPLIDTKPPAETKDCLLYLFVPSDGWLSNSHQKNGLLLKLSNNKLNSSDDDCGAARTRALVRQACRRVVRREGDGWGRRGGVVERDDIVHCDSSFHHKLSVNTDIPIPLLLESSLRQDRWRQTERKRKSSTQQSNDKKKTSMLNSASMSGLSEKLTMRDRSVSAPSTPRPRSNSVVHDSRLCRTEIKKRYSADDGLSTSLPASSLSNLLKQQRRRPMSSAYDINNIIIPNSFASTTRVERLQYKDIVTPKWRDVSRDEDVKKNHQMKGTNGVSVSPLTPEIEDVSDEAFTQRHAVAEQAERKRFMAWNKMGTALTRHNTTSSSTSMSPTTPITPSTPDDDEHQPTTTYARRVFRRLSSTYDRWQDMLREAEVSIVPLFPIRTFPLSDDVYKKMIAEGRMPVEHSFIPSSLISTRAKMYNSSGENTRGGTSVKRRESMSPTHWDSEESYAPSPLSVADLSDTEAEQNQWAVVSLSEKPQEAATGADDSSNCSIVIKLTKR; from the exons ATGTTCGCTGCGGCTACTGTCGGGATATGTTTGGTTGGTCAGTGGTGTATGGCCGCCTCTAGAATGCCTCCAGCGTTAGCATCCGACTCCGAGTCGTCTTCCAATAAGGTCGCCTCGCCTACAGCCGCATCTAGTCATCCGTCAGCGAGCAAAATGGAGGAAGGTTGCGTTCCTGTGAATTGCACGGAGCGCGAGGAGGAGATTGGTCGGCACTGTTGCTACAGCCCTGTCTCTCCGCCTGGCGGGAACGCTCCCGATAGGCCGTCGTGTTCTCCCGTGGGAGCAACAAGAGAGCAACAGACAGGATCTTGCCATTCATCAGGCGAGTCtatgacttccggtctggatGAAACGGCGCTAGAAACGAGTTCCCCACGCCTAGAAAAGAAACGAACTACACTCGTGCACGGGCCTACTCATCACGAACAAGTGCATCGAATCGAGAGAAGTCTAGAAGCCGTGCAGCGGCGTCAATTCTCGCTCAAAAAGCGATTCGTCGCGTTTCGCAGACACCTCGCATCCAAACGACGAGCACTCGTCGAAGACAACGTACGGAGAAAGGTAGACACGCTAATACCGAGTGAAACGTGCAGCAAAACGAGCGCGGACACGTCGCCGTCGGCGATTCCTCACAAAGTCTCGACTCTAGAGCCGCCAAAACGACAGGAACCGCACGCCAAATCGACGGAAAGGCCTCGACGCGACGTCAACCGACGTCTCGAGCGATTTCTCGACGAGCGACGACCGCTGGGATGCGAGAACGTTTGCGGGGAGGCGTCGCGTGACGACATGGCGGCAACTCTGGGATCATGGTCGCTGAGGATGCGACGCATGGAGCGGGACGACGACGAGGAGGCGACGGAGAGCGAAACGAGCGCGAGCGACGTCGATTCGGAGGAGGAAACGGAGCCGTGGAGCGAATCGAAAGAGAAAACGTCGATGAGAGAAAG ACACAAAGAAATCTGGACAGAGTGGCGACGTGACTGTGCAGCACTCTCATCTCGATGGCACTGGCTCCAGCAAAGAATAACAGACTTGGAACAATCGATTCGACGTCAAACGGACGTGTGCGAGACCATAAGATCTACAAAGCAGCACTTCAGACACGAAGACGTCGGGAAGCACACGCCGCCACTCATAGACACAAAACCTCCAGCGGAAACGAAAGACTGCTTGTTGTATCTCTTCGTTCCGTCTGATGGCTGGTTGTCTAACTCACACCAGAAGAATGGACTTTTGTTGAAGTTGAGTAATAATAAGTTGAATTCGAGTGATGACGATTGTGGTGCGGCGCGGACTCGGGCGCTCGTGCGTCAGGCGTGTAGGAGAGTCGTGCGGCGTGAGGGTGATGGGTGGGGGAGACGTGGTGGTGTTGTGGAGAGGGATGATATTGTACATTGTGATTCGTCGTTTCATCACAAACTCAGTGTAAATACAG ATATTCCTATTCCTTTGTTACTGGAAAGTTCACTAAGACAAGACAGATGGcgacaaacagagagaaagCG AAAGTCGTCGACACAGCAATCAAACGATAAGAAAAAGACGTCAATGCTAAATAGTGCGTCAATGTCCGGGTTATCAGAAA AACTAACAATGAGAGATCGTTCGGTGTCAGCGCCGTCTACTCCACGCCCACGCTCAAACTCAGTGGTGCACGACAGCAGACTTTGTAGAACGGAAATTAAGAAGAGATACAGTGCAGATG aTGGTTTGTCAACGTCGCTGCCTGCCAGTTCGTTGAGTAACTTGTTGAAGCAGCAGAGAAGGCGGCCGATGTCGAGCGCTTACGACATCAATAACATCATCATTCCCAACTCGTTTGCATCGACAACGCGCGTGGAACGTCTACAGTATAAGGACATTGTAACGCCCAAGTGGAGGGACGTGAGTCGAGACGAAGACGTAAAGAAAAATCATCAAATGAAAG GCACAAACGGTGTCTCCGTCTCTCCTCTCACACCCGAAATCGAAGACGTCAGTGACGAGGCATTCACCCAACGACACGCAGTAGCCGAACAAGCCGAACGAAAACGATTCATGGCATGGAACAAGATGGGAACAGCACTAACACGCCACAACACGACGTCCAGCAGCACGTCCATGTCACCGACTACGCCCATCACGCCATCGACTCCCGACGACGACGAACACCAACCGACAACGACATACGCACGTCGAGTCTTCCGTCGTCTATCGTCGACGTATGATCGTTGGCAGGACATGCTGCGAGAAGCCGAGGTGAGCATCGTGCCACTCTTTCCCATACGAACGTTTCCACTCTCCGACGACGTATACAAGAAGATGATCGCTGAAGGCCGGATGCCCGTCGAACATTCATTCATCCCAtcaagtttgatatcaactcgTGCAAAGATGTATAACTCAAGCGGCGAGAACACGAGAGGCGGGACGAGCGTGAAGCGTCGCGAATCGATGTCACCGACACACTGGGATTCCGAAGAGAGTTACGCGCCCTCTCCTCTCTCGGTCGCCGATCTGAGCGACACCGAAGCCGAGCAGAATCAGTGGGCGGTCGTGTCTCTGAGTGAGAAGCCGCAAGAGGCGGCGACCGGCGCCGACGACTCGAGTAATTGTTCGATTGTTATCAAACTGACTAAGCGGTGA
- the LOC134195160 gene encoding cilia- and flagella-associated protein 410-like — protein MGTLTEEIVLSRTRAKCLERVKHLNCWGLQLEDVSLLKRMPNVEVLNLSVNKIASLEPLASCVRLRELYFRDNEITDVNQLDHLTVLPNLRVLWLQGNPCCSESEYRPAVLQLLPNLKRLDNIAVQGETTGLLTETEEVDGNRRSSLSGRGDSNRDDSNVLKAVMLLVNELDVDGLNCLQRKVSEKLRSLTSLTSS, from the exons ATGGGAACATTGACAGAGGAAATTGTTCTTTCCAGAACGAGAGCGAAATGCTTGGAAAGAGTGAAACATTTGAACTGCTG gGGTTTACAGCTGGAAGAT GTTTCTCTATTGAAGCGCATGCCGAATGTCGAGGTGCTCAAtctcag tgtgaACAAGATTGCATCACTCGAACCGTTGGCATCTT GCGTGAGACTACGTGAGCTCTACTTCAGAGATAACGAGATCACTGACGTCAACCAACTCGACCATCTTACTGTATTACCCAATTTGCGTGTTCTGTGGCTGCAAGGCAACCCGTGCTGTAGCGAGTCCGAATATCGTCCTGCagtgctgcagctgctgccaAACTTGAAGCGGCTGGATAACATTG CTGTACAAGGTGAGACGACTGGGCTGTTGACCGAGACTGAAGAAGTTGATGGAAATCGAAGGAGCAGTTTGAGTGGAAGGGGAGACAGCAac CGAGATGACTCAAACGTCCTGAAGGCGGTAATGCTGTTGGTGAATGAATTAGATGTGGACGGTTTGAACTGCTTACAACGCAAAGTCAGTGAAAAACTACGCTCTTTGACTTCTTTGACTTCCTCGTAG